The following are encoded together in the Nitrospiria bacterium genome:
- a CDS encoding SUMF1/EgtB/PvdO family nonheme iron enzyme translates to MSLLRWIRSANFVSIPVLLPVILLSGCTSGPPETPLPLPPARQARDDGRFKDVQFITAKDGREMVLIPEGPFPRGSRRLGGEGEQPVREVTVGAFYMDLFEVTNEEYGRFVAETGHKKPDIMVFYKDLRLLTEPRQPVVGVDWDDAQAYCQKAGKRLPTEAEWEKAAHGPVEMDWPWGPSFVKWAANVDGDEDGYRYTAPVGSYESGRSPYGLYDMAGNVSEWVSDWYSSTYYRDGPTAMPTGADSGDMRVHRGGSWNDPISDSRSTKRFQVFPYRRDATVGFRCAMDVPVPSVPARKGE, encoded by the coding sequence ATGTCTCTTCTCCGATGGATCCGATCGGCCAATTTTGTCTCCATCCCGGTCCTTCTCCCGGTGATCCTCCTTTCGGGCTGCACATCGGGCCCTCCCGAAACGCCGCTGCCGCTTCCTCCGGCTCGTCAGGCGCGGGATGACGGACGATTTAAAGATGTTCAGTTCATCACGGCGAAGGACGGGCGCGAGATGGTGCTGATCCCCGAGGGTCCCTTTCCGCGGGGATCCCGGCGGCTGGGCGGGGAGGGCGAACAGCCTGTCCGGGAAGTGACGGTCGGCGCATTTTATATGGATTTGTTCGAAGTGACCAATGAGGAATACGGCCGCTTCGTGGCCGAGACCGGACACAAAAAACCGGACATCATGGTTTTTTACAAAGACCTGCGTCTCCTGACGGAGCCGAGGCAGCCGGTCGTCGGAGTGGACTGGGACGACGCACAGGCCTATTGCCAGAAGGCCGGGAAGCGGCTTCCCACGGAAGCCGAATGGGAAAAGGCGGCCCACGGCCCGGTCGAGATGGATTGGCCTTGGGGGCCGAGCTTCGTTAAATGGGCGGCCAACGTGGATGGGGATGAGGACGGATATCGGTACACGGCCCCGGTCGGGAGCTATGAAAGCGGCCGGAGTCCTTACGGCCTGTATGACATGGCCGGCAACGTCTCCGAATGGGTTTCGGACTGGTACAGCTCAACGTATTATCGGGACGGACCCACCGCCATGCCGACCGGGGCCGATTCCGGCGATATGCGGGTTCACCGGGGAGGATCCTGGAACGATCCGATTTCGGACAGCCGTTCGACGAAGCGGTTCCAGGTCTTTCCTTACCGGCGGGATGCAACGGTGGGATTTCGATGCGCCATGGACGTACCCGTTCCCAGCGTGCCGGCGCGGAAAGGCGAATAG
- a CDS encoding C1 family peptidase, with product MAKGKNTVPEKKIQSQKRGYGWVPDLPDRRDLLYSAIRMAPVVLPPTVDLRHLCSSVENQGALGSCTGNALAGALEFLEKKDKIPFINLSRLFIYYNERVIEHSTRSDSGAMIRDGIKTLIKQGVCSEKKWPYLISKFAVKPGPPCYKEARDHQITSYHRLTTVNDMRACLAEGFPFVFGFTVYESFESPEAAATGVVSMPTSRERAIGGHAVLAVGYDDTKRRLLVRNSWGTDWGMKGYFTLPYEYVADRDLSDDFWTIRRGEHL from the coding sequence ATGGCGAAAGGGAAGAATACTGTACCGGAGAAAAAAATCCAATCGCAAAAACGCGGTTACGGATGGGTGCCCGATCTCCCGGATCGTCGCGATCTGCTTTACAGCGCGATTCGGATGGCGCCGGTGGTCCTCCCCCCCACGGTCGATCTGCGACATCTTTGCTCCTCCGTTGAAAACCAGGGGGCCTTGGGCAGCTGTACCGGGAACGCCCTGGCGGGCGCGCTGGAGTTCTTAGAGAAGAAGGACAAAATTCCCTTTATAAACCTGAGCCGTCTTTTCATCTATTACAACGAGAGAGTAATCGAGCATTCGACCCGATCGGATTCCGGGGCGATGATCCGGGACGGAATCAAGACGCTCATAAAGCAAGGGGTCTGCTCGGAGAAGAAATGGCCGTATCTTATTTCAAAGTTTGCCGTGAAGCCGGGTCCCCCATGCTATAAAGAGGCGAGGGATCACCAAATCACCTCCTACCACCGCCTGACCACCGTGAATGACATGCGGGCCTGTCTGGCGGAAGGCTTCCCGTTCGTTTTCGGTTTTACGGTTTACGAAAGCTTCGAATCCCCGGAGGCGGCCGCCACCGGGGTCGTGTCGATGCCGACATCGAGGGAGCGCGCCATCGGCGGACATGCGGTGCTCGCGGTGGGATACGACGATACGAAAAGAAGGCTCCTGGTTCGCAATTCGTGGGGCACCGACTGGGGCATGAAAGGGTATTTCACGCTGCCCTACGAATACGTCGCGGACCGGGATCTCTCGGATGATTTTTGGACCATTCGGCGTGGAGAGCATCTGTAG
- a CDS encoding Bcr/CflA family multidrug efflux MFS transporter: protein MKENIIAISVRSSTPMLRMVLMLGALTAIAPLSIDLYLPSFPILAKAYSVDPGRVQVTLSIFFIGLAFGQAIYGPLADRYGRRRPLLAGVSIYVVASLIAPFVPTIGGLIALRLVQALGGCAGMVISRAVVRDLFDERESARVFSTLILVMGLAPILAPMVGGYILTIAGWRAIFLALAGFGLLALVSSWAGLGETLPAESRRRDDLAGVFRTYARLMVNRRFIAPALAASLIMAGMFGYIANSPFVFIELHGVTPRQFGLLFGLNALGLVTASQINRAMLSRQSPRTILGWAIAGNVGAALILLAAAGSSSLVVFLIPLWLCIASLGFISPNAVAIAMSASGHHAGSASSLMGMMQFTAGALAGGLVGWFHNGTAYPMALTIAGCSLAGAIVYAVGHGHPEKRK, encoded by the coding sequence ATGAAGGAAAATATCATCGCGATATCGGTCCGCTCATCCACTCCGATGCTCCGGATGGTGCTGATGCTCGGCGCTCTGACGGCGATCGCCCCGCTCTCGATCGACCTCTACCTCCCGAGTTTCCCGATTCTGGCGAAAGCCTATTCGGTCGATCCCGGCCGGGTCCAGGTGACCCTGTCCATCTTTTTCATCGGTCTCGCTTTCGGTCAGGCCATCTATGGCCCCCTCGCCGATCGCTACGGCCGGCGACGGCCTTTGCTGGCCGGTGTGTCGATCTATGTCGTGGCATCATTGATCGCCCCCTTCGTGCCGACCATCGGCGGCCTGATCGCATTGCGCCTGGTCCAGGCGCTCGGTGGATGCGCCGGCATGGTGATCAGCCGCGCAGTTGTGCGTGATCTTTTCGACGAACGCGAGTCCGCCCGTGTCTTCTCGACGCTAATCCTGGTGATGGGATTGGCGCCGATCCTTGCGCCGATGGTCGGTGGCTATATCCTGACGATCGCCGGATGGCGCGCGATATTTCTGGCGCTGGCGGGCTTCGGCCTGCTGGCCCTTGTCTCCTCCTGGGCCGGCCTGGGCGAAACGCTTCCGGCCGAGTCGCGCCGCCGGGATGATTTGGCCGGGGTGTTCCGCACCTACGCCCGCCTCATGGTCAACCGTCGCTTTATCGCGCCCGCCCTGGCCGCTTCTCTGATCATGGCCGGGATGTTCGGTTACATCGCGAACTCGCCCTTTGTCTTCATCGAACTGCACGGCGTCACCCCGAGGCAATTCGGTCTTCTTTTCGGGTTGAACGCCCTGGGCCTGGTCACGGCCTCGCAGATCAATCGCGCGATGCTTTCACGCCAGTCACCGAGGACGATTTTGGGGTGGGCGATCGCGGGAAACGTCGGGGCGGCGTTGATTTTGCTGGCGGCGGCCGGCAGTTCCAGCCTCGTCGTCTTCCTGATTCCGCTGTGGCTGTGCATCGCCAGTCTCGGGTTTATCAGTCCCAACGCCGTCGCGATCGCCATGTCGGCCAGCGGTCATCATGCGGGGAGCGCTTCGTCACTGATGGGGATGATGCAGTTCACGGCCGGCGCGCTGGCCGGAGGGTTGGTCGGCTGGTTCCATAACGGAACGGCATACCCGATGGCCCTGACGATCGCGGGCTGCAGTCTGGCCGGCGCGATCGTCTATGCCGTCGGACACGGGCATCCGGAAAAACGGAAATAA